A window of the Nycticebus coucang isolate mNycCou1 chromosome 3, mNycCou1.pri, whole genome shotgun sequence genome harbors these coding sequences:
- the LOC128581198 gene encoding 40S ribosomal protein S24-like yields the protein MTNRLLQRKQMVIDVLHPGKATVPKTEIREKLAKMYKTTPDVIFIFGFRTHFGGGKTTGFGMIYDSLDYAKKNEPKHRLARHGLYEKKKTSRKQRKEHKNRMKKVRGTAKANVGAGKKAKD from the coding sequence ATGACTAACCGACTACTTCAGAGGAAACAAATGGTCATTGATGTCCTTCACCCTGGGAAGGCAACAGtaccaaagacagaaattagagaaaaactagccaaaatgtACAAGACCACACCTGATGTCATCTTCATATTTGGATTCAGAACTCACTTTGGTGGTGGGAAGACAACGGGCTTTGGCATGATTTACGATTCTTtggattatgcaaagaaaaatgaacccaaacaTAGACTTGCAAGGCATGGCCTGTACgagaagaaaaagacatcaaGAAAGCAGCGAAAGGAGCAcaagaacagaatgaagaaagtcAGGGGGACGGCAAAGGCTAATGTTGGTGCTGGCAAAAAGGCGAAGGACTAA